The following coding sequences lie in one Lentilactobacillus sp. SPB1-3 genomic window:
- a CDS encoding DNA translocase FtsK translates to MNHYDGPAFFRRKREKRQEVTNKKLNTESDDRQSKIKKVSHPEESTKTSKREQTSQQVLASARSFYDLPSEKSIRRTPGNNQRTAVPGSRRRGLYDLFKTELAVQPDQLILFSPVGNEYDFDLDNATVNAQSGQVVVEEEPVVRESDSDNAPLPNDQWLDNSNSATEVSSQDDQDVEDEEVADSSANEEFNEPDSEPDIYDQTDNQLDSIDDTDTAESMNDYQESNFETSMTTVEDPSKMDEDDSSVEESLTQPSLRAAKKVKVRKGLGKSFKAMLHQRSNKLNDTDRHSKETGSYDNRVDTFNEPENDQVDLQSSVAFTSHNEASEVSDARADQENSVDDAPVEFNEHWRPSITLLDKEPTDNIQLNDSFVTEQITKLNQTLSAFKVNAEVVNYTVGPTITQFEIKLALGVKVSRITNLVDDLKLALAAKDIRIEAPIPGKSTVGIEVPNPHSRPVNLAEIIDSPEFVNEQASLVAAIGEDISGTPVVGDISKMPHALIAGATGSGKSVFINGLLTSLMYKASPADLKLLLIDPKAVELSMYSGIPHLLAPVISDPQTATQALKWVTKEMDERYEKLAAASVQNIKQFNQKAEDSGEYGLKMPYILIVIDELADLMMVSSQDTEMYIARITQKARAAGIHLIVATQRPSVDVVTGTIKNNIPTRIAFAVSSQIDSRTILDTSGAEKLLGKGDMLYLQSGSSKPVRLQGAFVKNDEIHRVIDYVRQTGKPHYQFSPEALKKSYEEAEQSDPIMGDVLNYIAEEDSISTSKLQRVFSIGYNRAATIIDDLEEQHYISEQHGSKPREIYYRKNSEQE, encoded by the coding sequence ATGAATCATTATGATGGCCCTGCTTTTTTTCGTAGAAAACGCGAAAAACGGCAGGAAGTAACTAATAAAAAATTAAATACAGAGTCTGATGATCGTCAATCTAAGATTAAAAAGGTAAGTCATCCAGAAGAAAGCACCAAAACTTCTAAAAGAGAGCAAACTAGCCAACAAGTATTGGCCTCAGCTCGCTCATTTTATGATTTACCGAGTGAAAAAAGCATTCGTCGAACTCCAGGCAATAACCAAAGAACTGCCGTTCCTGGTAGCAGACGTCGTGGACTATACGATTTATTTAAAACTGAATTGGCTGTTCAACCAGATCAGTTGATTTTATTTAGTCCAGTGGGGAATGAGTATGATTTTGATTTAGATAATGCGACAGTAAATGCTCAATCTGGGCAAGTTGTCGTTGAAGAGGAACCGGTTGTTAGAGAAAGTGATTCTGATAATGCACCGTTGCCTAATGATCAATGGCTCGATAATTCAAATTCAGCAACTGAAGTATCATCACAAGATGATCAAGATGTCGAGGATGAAGAGGTGGCAGATAGTTCGGCGAATGAAGAATTTAATGAACCTGATTCTGAACCAGATATTTATGATCAAACGGACAATCAATTGGATTCTATTGATGATACTGATACCGCTGAATCAATGAACGACTATCAAGAGAGTAATTTTGAAACTTCAATGACTACTGTTGAGGATCCTTCGAAGATGGATGAAGATGATTCGTCTGTTGAAGAATCACTAACTCAACCAAGTCTAAGGGCCGCGAAGAAAGTTAAGGTTCGCAAAGGACTTGGCAAATCATTCAAAGCGATGCTGCATCAAAGATCTAATAAGTTAAACGATACTGACCGCCATTCTAAAGAAACTGGTTCTTATGATAATCGGGTGGATACTTTTAATGAACCTGAAAATGATCAGGTAGATTTACAATCGTCAGTCGCATTTACCAGCCATAACGAAGCAAGTGAAGTTTCAGATGCTCGGGCCGATCAAGAAAATTCAGTGGATGATGCGCCAGTTGAATTCAATGAACATTGGCGACCATCAATCACTCTGCTGGACAAAGAGCCAACCGATAACATTCAGTTGAACGATTCATTTGTGACGGAGCAAATTACGAAGTTGAACCAAACTTTGTCGGCATTTAAAGTCAATGCTGAAGTGGTTAACTATACTGTCGGACCAACCATTACTCAGTTTGAAATCAAGTTAGCTTTGGGTGTTAAAGTTAGTCGGATCACCAATTTAGTTGATGATCTTAAACTTGCATTGGCTGCCAAAGATATTCGAATTGAGGCGCCAATTCCAGGCAAGTCAACAGTCGGAATTGAAGTTCCTAATCCACATTCAAGACCAGTTAATTTGGCTGAGATTATTGATTCGCCAGAATTTGTTAACGAGCAAGCCTCATTAGTCGCTGCAATTGGTGAAGATATTTCTGGAACCCCAGTAGTAGGGGACATTTCAAAAATGCCACACGCGTTGATTGCCGGGGCCACCGGTTCTGGTAAAAGTGTGTTTATTAATGGCTTATTAACGTCGTTAATGTATAAAGCTAGCCCAGCTGATTTGAAACTGCTTTTGATTGACCCTAAGGCAGTTGAGCTTTCAATGTACAGTGGCATACCTCATTTGTTGGCGCCAGTTATTTCTGATCCACAAACAGCAACTCAAGCTTTGAAATGGGTTACTAAAGAAATGGATGAACGATACGAAAAACTGGCTGCTGCTTCGGTTCAAAATATTAAACAGTTTAACCAAAAAGCTGAGGATTCTGGAGAGTATGGCTTGAAAATGCCTTATATTCTCATTGTAATTGATGAATTAGCTGATTTAATGATGGTTTCTTCTCAAGATACAGAAATGTATATTGCCAGAATCACGCAAAAGGCACGGGCTGCCGGTATTCACTTGATTGTAGCTACGCAAAGGCCTAGTGTGGATGTTGTTACGGGAACCATTAAGAATAATATTCCAACTCGAATCGCTTTTGCTGTTTCTAGTCAGATCGATTCACGAACCATTTTAGATACTTCTGGTGCCGAAAAGTTACTTGGAAAAGGGGACATGCTTTATTTGCAAAGCGGTTCCTCAAAACCAGTTCGGCTACAAGGAGCGTTTGTTAAGAACGATGAGATTCATCGCGTAATCGATTATGTTAGACAGACAGGTAAGCCACATTATCAATTTTCTCCTGAAGCATTGAAAAAATCTTACGAAGAAGCCGAGCAAAGTGACCCAATCATGGGTGATGTTTTAAATTATATTGCCGAGGAAGACTCTATTTCTACTTCAAAGCTTCAACGAGTCTTTTCAATCGGGTATAATAGAGCTGCAACGATTATTGATGATTTGGAAGAGCAACATTATATTTCCGAACAGCACGGTTCCAAGCCGAGAGAAATTTACTATCGGAAGAATAGTGAGCAAGAATAA